The genomic interval GAGCAAGTCCGAAGATCTATTGACTGATCTGGCAAACGATATCAGGTATGTGAGTGCTCACACCGGATGGCTTGCCAAACGCATTCAAAAAGATTGGCCCGTTCAGGCTGAAGCAATTATGGCTGCCGCCAACCAGCGAGCGCCGATGAGCCTCCGGGTGAACCTGAGTCAGGGGAGTCGTGAAGAATATCTTCATAAACTGCAGCAGGAAGGTATTGATGGCCAGCTAAGTTCTGTCGTTGAAACGGGAATACAGTTGATCGGAGCCGTGTCCGTTCTGGCATTGCCGGATTTTTCCTCCGGTGCCTGCAGCGTACAGGATGAGGCAGCACAACTGGCCGGCGAACTGCTGGAGTTGAGCCCTCATCATAGAGTGCTGGATGCCTGTTGCGCTCCGGGTGGTAAAACCACTCACATTCTTGAACACGGTGTCACTGATCTGGTGGCAGTCGACAGTGATGAAACCCGACTCGAACGAGTCAGAGAAAATCTGCAACGCATGCAAATGTCTGCACAACTGGTCTGTGCTGATGTGAGTGAGACTGAACAGTGGTGGGATAAACAGGCATTTGATCGGATTTTACTGGATGTTCCCTGTTCTGCCACAGGGGTGATCCGTCGCCATCCGGACATTCGTCTGCTGCGAACAGCTTCTGATATTCAGGAACTGGTTCAAATACAGCGAAGAATGCTGCAAAAACTCTGGCTGTTGTTGAAACCTGGCGGCATTCTGTTGTACTCGACCTGTTCCATTCTGAAGGCTGAAAACCAGCACAATGTTGAATGGTTTCTGGAGCAGACAGGCGACGCATCGCTCATGCCATTACCCGATTTGTTAACGGAATATCAAGGACAGTTATTGCCAGCAGTTCAGGGCCATGATGGCTTTTACTATGCCAAGCTTAAGAAGAGTGAGCTGGAATGAAAATAATTATATTGGGAGCTGGCCAGGTCGGCAGCACCCTGGCAGAGAACCTTGCCAGTGAAGATAACGATATTACGGTGGTGGATAGCAAGGAAAGCAAACTCAGGGATTTGAGTGACCGGCTGGATATTCAGACGGTTACCGGTATGGGGTCCATGCCCTCAATATTGGAAAAAGCCGGTGCGGATGACGCAGATATGCTGATTGCAGTGACCAGCAGTGATGAGGTCAACATGATTGCCTGTCAGGTCTCATATTCGTTGTATCGTACTCCTACCCGTATTGCCCGTATTCGCAGCAACGATTATCTGCAGAACAGCGAAAAGTTGTTTAAAAATGATGCGATTCCGGTGGATGTATTGATCAGTCCTGAACAGGTGGTCTGTGATTATATCCGCCGCCTGATCGAAACACCGGGAGCTCTGCAGGTGCTGGATTTTGTCGAAGGCAAAATTCAGCTGGTTGGGGTGAAAGCGATTAAAGGTGGTTTGCTGGTGGGTCAGGAACTACGTTATCTGCGTCAGCACATGCCATCCGTTGACACCCGTGTTGCCGCAATTTTCCGGAAAGATCGCAGCATTATTCCCGTCGCCTCCACCATTATTGAAGAAGACGATGAAGTATTCTTCATTGCTGCACGCAATGATATCCGTGCAGTCATGAGTGAACTGCGCCGTCAGGAAAAAGCCTATTCCCGCATTATGATTGCCGGAGGCGGCAACATTGGCTATCGATTGGCCAAATCCATCGAAAAACGTTACGCCGTAAAGATTTTTGATCGTGGTCAGGAACGCTGTCAGTGGCTGTCTGAGCATCTTGATTATGCCCTGGTATTGCAGGGGGATGCCTCCAATCAGGAACTTTTGCTGGAGGAAAATATCGAGGATACCGATGTATTCATTGCTCTGACCAATGACGACGAAGCCAATATCATGGCGTCAATGCTGGCCAAGCGACTAGGAGCCCGTAAAGTCATGACCTTGATTAACAATTCCGCGTATGTTGATCTGGTTCAGGGCGGGGATATTGATGTGGCGATTTCTCCTTCACAAGCCACCATTGGTGGCCTGTTGAGTCATGTTCGCCGAGGCGACATTGTCAATGTTCACAAACTGCGCCGCGGAGCGGCCGAAGCTATCGAAGCGATTGCCCATGGAGACGCCCAATCATCGAAAGTAGTGGGGCGCATGATCGAGGATATCGATCTGCCAGAGGGTTGTACGATAGGTGCCATAGCCCGTGGGGAACAGGTGTTTATTGCTCATGATGATTTGGTGATAGAACCTGACGATCATGTCATGTTGTTTTTGACTGACAAACGTCGGACACCAGATGTCGAGCGGTTGTTCCAGGTTGGACTGACCTTTTTCTGATCGGGGCATCATGCAAAGCAGGATTATCATTCGTATTACCGGGCTACTCTTAATGCTGTTCAGCCTGACTATGTTACCTTCGGCAATGGTATCGCTGTTGTACCAGGACGGTGCTTATGAAACGTTCATCATTGCTTTCGGTGTGGTTCTGGTCAGCGGTTTTCTGATCTGGTTACCAGTAATGAACTACCAGGGAGATCTTCGAACCCGCGATGGGTTTGTTATTACGGTGGTTTTTTGGTTAGTGCTAGGCCTTGCGGGCAGTCTGCCTTTCTATTTTGCTCCCAGTGTTAAACTGGACTTCACCAACGCATTTTTTGAGAGTTTTTCCGGTTTGACCACAACCGGAGCCACGGTGATTACCGGGCTTGATGATTTACCGCAGTCCATTCTGTTTTATCGTCAGCAATTGCAGTGGCTTGGTGGAATGGGAATCATCGTGTTAGCCGTTGCCATTCTGCCATTGCTGGGGGTGGGTGGAATGCAGCTCTATCGCACCGAGACACCCGGGCCGGTCAAAGACAATAAACTCACACCCAGAATCAAAGAAACCGCCAAGGCGCTTTGGTATATCTATGTCACACTTACCATCGCCTGTGCGTTGGCCTATTTCATCGCTGGTATGGGTGTGTTTGATGCTATAACGCATGCATTTTCGACCATCGCCATTGGTGGGTATTCTACACACGATGCCAGCATCGCTTATTTCGACAGCGTTGCAATAGAAACCGTTGCTGTCATTTTTATGCTGATTGCCGCCGCCAATTTCAGTATTCATTTTGTGGCATTTCGTCACCGCTCCATAAAGATATATTTCCAGGAACCGGAATACCGGACATTTCTCTACATTTTTGGGGTATTGCTGCTCATCGTCGTGTTCACCTTGTGGGTTACGGGAACATATCCAGCTTTGTCTGCGTTGCGTTATGGGTTGTTTGAGGTGACCTCGATCCTGACCACAACCGGTTTTGGTGCGGCCGATTTTTCCTCCTGGCCGTTATTCGTTCCGTTTATGCTGTTTTTATCGTCTTTTATTGGCGGTTGTGCGGGTTCTACGGCTGGGGGAATGAAGGTCATCCGGGTTATGCTGATCACCAAACAAGGCCTTCGTGAAGTCCAGCGTCTGATGCATCCTCAAGGGGTTTTTCCCTTGAAAGTGGGTAAGCGGACTATGAGTGACAACGTGATTCAGTCCGCCTGGGGATTCTTCAGTGTGTATATTCTGATGTATGGACTGATTTTCATGCTGCTGCTTGCAACCGGGCTGGATTTCACCACCTCCTGGTCCGCTGTGGGTGCCTGTATGAACAATCTTGGGCCGGGTCTGAATGAGATTGCTCAGCACTACGAAAATATCAACGAGCCGGCTAAATGGATACTGTGTTTCGCTATGTTACTGGGTCGTCTGGAAGTGTTCACACTGCTGGTGTTGTTCACGCCGATGTTCTGGCGTCGATAACTATCGGCTGGTTATAATGCGCGTCATTTTTTTACAGTGGACAAGGCGGGTCAATGAGCAAAGAACCAGTGCAATATCGGGATGACAATTCTCACGGCTACCAGCAGGATGATGATATTTACATTGGTGAATTAGTCAGAAGCTTACTGCAACAGAAAGCTCTGATTGCCGCTATTACACTGGCAGGATCAGTGTTGGCAGTAGTTGTTGCCATGTCAATGCCGAACATTTACCAGCTAAGGGTCATGGTATCTGTACCAACTGGGCTGCAAATTGCGCCAATCGTTCAAAATGCGTATTTCCCTGATGATGCTTTACCAACGACCCAGGATATTTTTCGGAACTATCTGCGAAATCTCAACTCTGGTCGTAACCTCAAAACCTTGTTTGATCAGGAAAAGTTGGGTGAAAAGCTTGATAGTACTAATCCTGATGGTGAATTTTATCGGCTTCAGTCTGATTTCAAGGCCGAATTTATAGAACCTGATTATCTGAATTTGCCTGAAGATGCCGAGATGCCAGCGGAGTTGATCTCAGTTGCCGTGGAGACTCCCTTCCCTGATCAGGTCGCCTCGTTTTTGAATGACTATATTGTTTTTGCAGAACAGCAAACCCTCGAAAACCTTAAGAGTGACAGCTCCGGTTATATTCAGCAGCGTCAGAGTGAAATCAGCCGGCGGATAGAACAATTGGTAAGTGATGCCGCTCGAACCCGCCAGGTTCGCATTGCGCAGCTACAAGAAGCATTAAGCATTGCCAGAACCGTGGGCATCAAAGATCCCGTATCATTGTCAGAAGCTATGGTGGTCAGCGAAAACTACTTTCCCGAGAAAGTAGATAACACTCTGGCGGAGCAGGCTTATCTGGCCGCGCAAACCGCTCTGGCAACAGCCTCTTCCGCAGCCTCCACCGAAAAACAGATCACTTTGAATGTGAATGGTCTTCATACCCAGGAAAAAGGTCAGACGCAAAAATCTGATTTTTTGTATTTGAAAGGTGAGAAGCTGCTCCAGGCGGAGCTGGATCGACTGGTGCAACGGTCAGACGATGGCTTATATATTCCTGAGATAGCCCGACTGCAAAGTGAACAGGCTTTGTTGAACAGCTATTCGCTGGATTTCAGCGGTGCTGAGGTAAAACATATCGAGCTGAAAGCCTTTTCCCCGAAAGATCCAGTCAAACCCAAGCGCAAGCTGATTATGAGCATTGGTGTGTTTGGCAGTTTCATGATTGCGCTGTTTGTGGCACTCATTGTGATCGCGGTTCAACGTGACGAAAAAATTCACCACCATTAATCAATCGCCGGAATACCCCGGCGATCAGAACTCAACATAACAGGCAAATATCGTGAGTGAGCAAAAGACGATGACTTTTCAGAGTTTAATTCTGACTCTGCAACAGTATTGGTCCGACCAGGGCTGTGTAATTCTTCAACCTCTGGATATGGAAGTGGGGGCAGGTACATCGCATCCGGCAACCTTTCTCAGAGCCCTGGGGCCGGAAACCTGGAATTGTGCCTATGTGCAACCCAGCCGTCGTCCGACAGATGGTCGTTATGGTGAAAACCCCAATCGTCTTCAGCACTACTACCAATATCAGGTCATCTTAAAACCAAGCCCATCCAATATTCAGGAGTTGTACCTGGGGAGCCTTAAAGCCATTGGTATCGATCCGGAAGTACACGATATCCGGTTTGTTGAGGATAACTGGGAAAACCCGACTCTAGGTGCCTGGGGACTGGGTTGGGAAGTCTGGTTGAACGGCATGGAAGTTACACAGTTTACCTATTTTCAACAGGTTGGTGGCATTGAATGTTATCCCGTCACCGGTGAAATCACCTACGGTCTCGAACGACTTGCCATGTATGTGCAGAATGTTGACTCGGTATATGATCTGATCTGGACAGTGGGACCGGATGGAAAACCCGTGACCTATGGTGATGTATATCATCAGAATGAAGTTGAGCAATCAACGTATAACTTTGAGTACGCTGATGTCGATATGCTGTTTGCCAATTTTGAAGCTTATGAGGCAATGGCGCAAAAACTGATTGCTGACAACCTGCCATTGCCTGCTTACGAACAAATCCTGAAAGCCGGCCACAGCTTTAACCTGCTGGATGCCCGGAAAGCCATATCAGTCACTGAGCGCCAGCGCTACATTCTTCGCATCAGAACGTTATCCCGGGCAGTTGCCAAAGCATATTTTGATTCCCGTCTGGCACTTGGATTCCCAATGGCGGAAGAGGGTATTCGTCAGGAAGTCATTGCCGCTGCAGTAAAGGAGAACAAAGAATGAGCCACACCGATTTTCTGATTGAACTGGGTACAGAAGAGTTGCCACCGAAGGCACTCAAAGGTTTGGCGGACGCTTTTGTGGACATTTTTACTGAGCAGCTGGCGTCGGCAAACCTTAAGCATGGTGAAGTGCATGGTTATGCCGCCCCCCGGCGCCTGGCCATCTGGATTGAATCATTACAGCAGGCTCAGGCCGACGAAACACTTGAACGTCGGGGGCCTGCTATTCAGGCCGCATTTGATGCCAACGGCAAACCTACCAAAGCTGCGCAGGGATTTGCTGCAAGTTGCGGTGTGACGGTCGATCAACTCGAACAGCTGAAGACAGACAAAGGCAGCTGGTTGGTTTTCAAGGGTATAAAAAAAGGTGTGACTGCCGAAGCTCTGTTGCCAGATATTCTGGCGACGACGGTCGATAAATTACCGATTCCCAGACGTATGCGCTGGGGAAGCAGCCGGGTGGAGTTTGTGCGCCCGGTACAGTGGCTGGTGATGCTGCTTGGCGAAAAAGTGGTTCAATGTAAACTGCTCGGTGTCAGTTCTGGTAATACTTCTCGTGGTCACCGTTTTCACGCTCCGGCACCTGTCGAAATTTCCACCCCCCGGCAATATGCTGATATTTTGGAGCATCAGGGCAAGGTCATCGCGGACTTTGACCGTCGTCGCCGCATTATTGCAGAACAGGCACAGAAAGTGGCCGAGAATCAGAACCTACGGGTTGTGATTGAGGATGATCTGCTTGATGAGGTAACGGCTCTTAACGAATGGCCAGTAGCTTTGTTGGGGCGTTTTGAAGAGCGTTTTCTGGAAGTTCCCGCTGAAGCTTTGATCAGCTCCATGGCCGAACACCAGAAGTATTTTTACACCACCGATGGCGAGGGCAAGATACAACCGTACTTTGTGTTTATTGCCAATCTGGAATCGAAAGATCCTGCTCAGGTCATCGCCGGGAATGAGAAAGTCATTCGACCCCGATTATCAGATGCAGCGTTCTTTTGGGAGACGGACAAAAAAACACCTCTGGCAGAGCGGATTACCAGACTGGATAGTGTGATGTTTCAAAAAGAACTGGGTTCCATTGGTGATAAGTGTCGTCGATTACAGAAAAGTACGGCCATGATTGCTGAGCTTCTGGGCAGTGATCAGACTCTGGCAGAGCGTGCGGCACAGTTGGCCAAAGCTGATCTGGTCACGGATATGGTATTCGAATTTACTGAACTGCAGGGTATTGCCGGTAGCTACTATGCGATCCATGACGGAGAACATGAAGAAGTGGCTGCTGCGATGAAAGAGCAGTATTTGCCCGCAGGTGCGGGTGATCAATTACCCGTGACAGCCACCGGAACAGCACTGGCGTTGGCTGATCGGCTGGATAATCTGACTGGATTGTTTGGGATTGGTCAGCCACCGAGCGGCACAAAAGATCCTTTTGCGTTGCGCCGTGCGGCTCTGGGCGTTTTGCGAATTCTGGTGGAAAAAGATCTCGATCTCGATCTGGCTGTACTGCTGAACATTGCCTTGCAGCAGCATAGCTTCAGTGAAGAGCAAAAACAGGTTACCCGCCAACAAGTGCTGGATTACCTGCTTGACCGCTTCACTGCATGGTATGGTGATCAGAGGATCAATAATGTCATTGTTCAGGCTGTCCGGTTCAACAACATCAGTACACCGGTTGACTTTGATCGTCGTGTTAAAGCCGTCGCCCATTTCAGTCAGAACGAAGCTGCTGAGGCTTTGGTGGCCGCCAATAAACGGGTTAGCAATCTACTCAGTAAGTCTGCGGAAGATTCGATATCACAGCAGGTCGATCAATCCCTTTTTTCAGAAAATGCAGAAGTGGCTTTGTACGCAAAAATCATGGAA from Gynuella sunshinyii YC6258 carries:
- the rsmB gene encoding 16S rRNA (cytosine(967)-C(5))-methyltransferase RsmB, with product MSSLRSIIASTVATVTVDGRSLTDALNRAEKSCEEDQLSALRHWCYESCRWYLKYQAVLDRLLKKKIKSKDEDIVCLMILGLIQLDDPSTPDYAAISESVNCTVELGKPWARGLVNAVLRQWQSKSEDLLTDLANDIRYVSAHTGWLAKRIQKDWPVQAEAIMAAANQRAPMSLRVNLSQGSREEYLHKLQQEGIDGQLSSVVETGIQLIGAVSVLALPDFSSGACSVQDEAAQLAGELLELSPHHRVLDACCAPGGKTTHILEHGVTDLVAVDSDETRLERVRENLQRMQMSAQLVCADVSETEQWWDKQAFDRILLDVPCSATGVIRRHPDIRLLRTASDIQELVQIQRRMLQKLWLLLKPGGILLYSTCSILKAENQHNVEWFLEQTGDASLMPLPDLLTEYQGQLLPAVQGHDGFYYAKLKKSELE
- a CDS encoding LPS O-antigen chain length determinant protein WzzB; this encodes MSKEPVQYRDDNSHGYQQDDDIYIGELVRSLLQQKALIAAITLAGSVLAVVVAMSMPNIYQLRVMVSVPTGLQIAPIVQNAYFPDDALPTTQDIFRNYLRNLNSGRNLKTLFDQEKLGEKLDSTNPDGEFYRLQSDFKAEFIEPDYLNLPEDAEMPAELISVAVETPFPDQVASFLNDYIVFAEQQTLENLKSDSSGYIQQRQSEISRRIEQLVSDAARTRQVRIAQLQEALSIARTVGIKDPVSLSEAMVVSENYFPEKVDNTLAEQAYLAAQTALATASSAASTEKQITLNVNGLHTQEKGQTQKSDFLYLKGEKLLQAELDRLVQRSDDGLYIPEIARLQSEQALLNSYSLDFSGAEVKHIELKAFSPKDPVKPKRKLIMSIGVFGSFMIALFVALIVIAVQRDEKIHHH
- the glyQ gene encoding glycine--tRNA ligase subunit alpha — encoded protein: MTFQSLILTLQQYWSDQGCVILQPLDMEVGAGTSHPATFLRALGPETWNCAYVQPSRRPTDGRYGENPNRLQHYYQYQVILKPSPSNIQELYLGSLKAIGIDPEVHDIRFVEDNWENPTLGAWGLGWEVWLNGMEVTQFTYFQQVGGIECYPVTGEITYGLERLAMYVQNVDSVYDLIWTVGPDGKPVTYGDVYHQNEVEQSTYNFEYADVDMLFANFEAYEAMAQKLIADNLPLPAYEQILKAGHSFNLLDARKAISVTERQRYILRIRTLSRAVAKAYFDSRLALGFPMAEEGIRQEVIAAAVKENKE
- the glyS gene encoding glycine--tRNA ligase subunit beta → MSHTDFLIELGTEELPPKALKGLADAFVDIFTEQLASANLKHGEVHGYAAPRRLAIWIESLQQAQADETLERRGPAIQAAFDANGKPTKAAQGFAASCGVTVDQLEQLKTDKGSWLVFKGIKKGVTAEALLPDILATTVDKLPIPRRMRWGSSRVEFVRPVQWLVMLLGEKVVQCKLLGVSSGNTSRGHRFHAPAPVEISTPRQYADILEHQGKVIADFDRRRRIIAEQAQKVAENQNLRVVIEDDLLDEVTALNEWPVALLGRFEERFLEVPAEALISSMAEHQKYFYTTDGEGKIQPYFVFIANLESKDPAQVIAGNEKVIRPRLSDAAFFWETDKKTPLAERITRLDSVMFQKELGSIGDKCRRLQKSTAMIAELLGSDQTLAERAAQLAKADLVTDMVFEFTELQGIAGSYYAIHDGEHEEVAAAMKEQYLPAGAGDQLPVTATGTALALADRLDNLTGLFGIGQPPSGTKDPFALRRAALGVLRILVEKDLDLDLAVLLNIALQQHSFSEEQKQVTRQQVLDYLLDRFTAWYGDQRINNVIVQAVRFNNISTPVDFDRRVKAVAHFSQNEAAEALVAANKRVSNLLSKSAEDSISQQVDQSLFSENAEVALYAKIMEIRAVVEPLFVKGLYTEVLAELAGLRDTVDAFFDQVMVMADDMAVRNNRLALLAQLRALFLEVADISVL
- a CDS encoding TrkH family potassium uptake protein; amino-acid sequence: MQSRIIIRITGLLLMLFSLTMLPSAMVSLLYQDGAYETFIIAFGVVLVSGFLIWLPVMNYQGDLRTRDGFVITVVFWLVLGLAGSLPFYFAPSVKLDFTNAFFESFSGLTTTGATVITGLDDLPQSILFYRQQLQWLGGMGIIVLAVAILPLLGVGGMQLYRTETPGPVKDNKLTPRIKETAKALWYIYVTLTIACALAYFIAGMGVFDAITHAFSTIAIGGYSTHDASIAYFDSVAIETVAVIFMLIAAANFSIHFVAFRHRSIKIYFQEPEYRTFLYIFGVLLLIVVFTLWVTGTYPALSALRYGLFEVTSILTTTGFGAADFSSWPLFVPFMLFLSSFIGGCAGSTAGGMKVIRVMLITKQGLREVQRLMHPQGVFPLKVGKRTMSDNVIQSAWGFFSVYILMYGLIFMLLLATGLDFTTSWSAVGACMNNLGPGLNEIAQHYENINEPAKWILCFAMLLGRLEVFTLLVLFTPMFWRR
- the trkA gene encoding Trk system potassium transporter TrkA, coding for MKIIILGAGQVGSTLAENLASEDNDITVVDSKESKLRDLSDRLDIQTVTGMGSMPSILEKAGADDADMLIAVTSSDEVNMIACQVSYSLYRTPTRIARIRSNDYLQNSEKLFKNDAIPVDVLISPEQVVCDYIRRLIETPGALQVLDFVEGKIQLVGVKAIKGGLLVGQELRYLRQHMPSVDTRVAAIFRKDRSIIPVASTIIEEDDEVFFIAARNDIRAVMSELRRQEKAYSRIMIAGGGNIGYRLAKSIEKRYAVKIFDRGQERCQWLSEHLDYALVLQGDASNQELLLEENIEDTDVFIALTNDDEANIMASMLAKRLGARKVMTLINNSAYVDLVQGGDIDVAISPSQATIGGLLSHVRRGDIVNVHKLRRGAAEAIEAIAHGDAQSSKVVGRMIEDIDLPEGCTIGAIARGEQVFIAHDDLVIEPDDHVMLFLTDKRRTPDVERLFQVGLTFF